The proteins below come from a single Vanessa tameamea isolate UH-Manoa-2023 chromosome 15, ilVanTame1 primary haplotype, whole genome shotgun sequence genomic window:
- the LOC113399695 gene encoding general odorant-binding protein 19d-like, translating to MTTLMILFMCCFIGIAFARSDEDIKKWFIMQALECSKEHPVSGDEIEMMKNHKIPNHQNAKCLLACLFKKVNWIDDKGMFNDKNAYKLSEKEYPGDQTRLDNAKKLFETCMSVNEASVGDDKGCERAALLTRCLTEHAPKMGFLIQ from the exons ATGACaactttaatgattttatttatgtgttgttTTATCGGAATTGCATTT GCCCGATCTGACGAAGATATAAAGAAATGGTTCATCATGCAAGCGTTGGAGTGCAGCAAGGAGCATCCAGTCTCCGGAGATGAAATAGAAATGatgaaaaatcataaaattccCAACCACCAGAACGCCAAGTGCCTTTTAGCTTGTCTTTTCAAAAAAGTTAATTGG ATTGATGACAAAGGTATGTTTAACGATAAAAATGCATACAAGCTGTCTGAAAAAGAGTACCCCGGTGATCAAACAAGATTGGACAATGCAAAGAAGCTGTTCGAAACTTGCATGTcag TGAACGAGGCGTCGGTTGGTGACGATAAAGGTTGCGAGAGGGCAGCTCTACTGACCAGGTGCTTGACTGAACACGCCCCGAAA atgggatttttaattcaatag
- the LOC113399696 gene encoding general odorant-binding protein 72-like yields the protein MSVIIAVVKILVVLNICNAMTMKQIKSTGKMMRKTCQPKNNVADEKIDPMIKGVFIEEKEVMCYVACIMKMANAVKNGKLNYEAAMKQADLLLPEEIKEPAKEAITACKKITDSYKDVCEASFYVTKCIYNHNPSIFYFP from the exons ATGTCAGTTATCATTGCGGTCGTTAAAATTCTAGTTGTTCTGAATATATGTAACGCG atgacaatgaaacagataaaatcAACAGGAAAGATGATGAGAAAAACATGTCAACCAAAAAACAATGTTGCTGATG agaaAATTGATCCAATGATCAAAGGCGTATTTATAGAAGAAAAAGAAGTAATGTGCTACGTAGCATGCATCATGAAAATGGCTAATGCG GTAAAAaatggtaaattaaattatgaagctGCGATGAAGCAAGCAGATTTGCTCTTGCCAGAGGAAATAAAGGAGCCAGCTAAAGAAGCAATTACAGCTTGCAAGAAAATAA cggACTCTTACAAAGACGTTTGCGAGGCCTCGTTCTACGtgacaaaatgtatttacaacCACAATCCATCAATTTTTTActttccttaa
- the LOC113399643 gene encoding general odorant-binding protein lush-like isoform X1, translating into MSLCDFYKRELKVFLQVFLLLRYACNMKSSFVYLIFVISLYQCSVIFAMTRQQLKNSGKLIKKSCIPKNDVTEEQVGKIEQGKFLEERNVMCYIACIYSMTQVIKNNKLSYEAVIKQVDLMFPPDMKDAVKAAAEKCKDVGKKYKDVCEASYWTAKCMYDHDPKNFVFP; encoded by the exons atgtCACTTTGTGACTTCTATAAAAGAGAACTTAAAGTGTTCCTACAAGTATTCCTTCTACTACGTTACGCATGTAATATGAAGTccagttttgtttatttgatctttgttataagtttatatcAATGCAGTGTCATTTTCgca ATGACAAGGCAACAACTTAAGAATTCTGGGAAACTTATCAAAAAATCTTGTATTCCGAAGAACGATGTTACTGAAG AGCAAGTCGGAAAAATAGAGCAAGGAAAGTTCTTAGAAGAGAGAAATGTTATGTGTTACATCGCCTGCATATATTCGATGACTCAAGTT ataaaaaacaataaactaagCTATGAGGCTGTAATAAAACAAGTGGATTTGATGTTTCCGCCTGATATGAAAGATGCAGTGAAGGCTGCCGCAGAAAAGTGCAAGGATGTTG gtaagaaatataaagatGTATGTGAAGCCTCGTATTGGACAGCCAAGTGTATGTATGATCACGATccgaaaaattttgtttttccgTGA
- the LOC113399643 gene encoding general odorant-binding protein lush-like isoform X2, translating into MTRQQLKNSGKLIKKSCIPKNDVTEEQVGKIEQGKFLEERNVMCYIACIYSMTQVIKNNKLSYEAVIKQVDLMFPPDMKDAVKAAAEKCKDVGKKYKDVCEASYWTAKCMYDHDPKNFVFP; encoded by the exons ATGACAAGGCAACAACTTAAGAATTCTGGGAAACTTATCAAAAAATCTTGTATTCCGAAGAACGATGTTACTGAAG AGCAAGTCGGAAAAATAGAGCAAGGAAAGTTCTTAGAAGAGAGAAATGTTATGTGTTACATCGCCTGCATATATTCGATGACTCAAGTT ataaaaaacaataaactaagCTATGAGGCTGTAATAAAACAAGTGGATTTGATGTTTCCGCCTGATATGAAAGATGCAGTGAAGGCTGCCGCAGAAAAGTGCAAGGATGTTG gtaagaaatataaagatGTATGTGAAGCCTCGTATTGGACAGCCAAGTGTATGTATGATCACGATccgaaaaattttgtttttccgTGA
- the LOC113399699 gene encoding general odorant-binding protein 19a-like, with product MSRAQVKKTMTIMKNQCMPKNGVTNDKVGKIEQGVFLEDHDVMCYIACVYKFAQVVKNDRLDKDLIWKQIDILYPVEIREPVKKSVAKCILVQTNYEDGCEGIFRAAKCHYDDNPDNFIFP from the exons ATGTCGAGAGCTCAAGTAAAGAAGACAATGACAATTATGAAAAATCAATGTATGCCTAAAAATGGCGTTACTAATG ataaagTTGGTAAAATCGAGCAAGGAGTTTTTCTAGAAGACCACGACGTAATGTGTTACATTGCATGTGTATATAAATTTGCTCAAgtt GTGAAAAATGATAGATTAGATAAGGACTTGATTTGGAAGCAAATTGATATCCTTTATCCTGTGGAAATAAGAGAACCCGTTAAGAAATCCGTGgcaaaatgtattttagttc AAACTAATTATGAGGACGGGTGTGAAGGAATATTCCGTGCAGCGAAATGCCACTACGATGACAATCCcgacaattttatatttccttga